CCACTGAACATTGTGCTTCTCTATCTCTATATGGAGTATTTTCTATAGTAAGCATTCAACCAAATGACAGTCATCATTACCAGCAAGTAAGTTTAGCACAAATGAAGTGAATATCTTTGGTTCTGTAGCATAAAAGACTGGCCACAAAAGCTTCAGGACTTCTCCACAGGTGGACAAGAGTTATGTAGATGCTGAAAACCTCTCTAATGGAAGTTTTGTAGCAAAAAACACTGGCCAAGGAGATCAAAGATTTTCAAAGCCACAAATGCTCATAATGTCATGATTGAATGGAACATAGAAAACAAGTTTTGTtcatcttttctttcttttcagaATTTTGAAAGTTtagacaatatttttttttattaatgCATTGTTACTAGTCTCAGAAAAGATTGTACACACCTAATCTTTATCCTTCTATTACTTTAGTAAACTGAATTTATTTCTTAAAGGAAGTCAGAAAAAGATGCACAGACCAATAATCTATACATGTACACATACAAAAACACCTGTTTCGATGTGATTCCAAAAGAAGTTGTAATTAGATTTAATGCTGAGGTCGCCCAAATATCAGTTGTGTATGAGTTAACACATTTGAGCATCAACCATCAATCAATTAATACTTTGATGAAGTACTGAAATATGCCATGTTTGATATGTAGCGCCTGAAGGAAAATGATTATAAAATCACAGCAAACTCTTGAAGTCTGAAGCCCAGCATCATAAAACAAAAGAAATGCACCAGTACATACTATAGAATACCTTTATCAGCTTTCTTTGCTTCAGTTTCACCTTCACATCAACTCCATTCTCAATAATTGCATGCAACACAACCTTAATTTTTCCTTCAATCCTATCCCCTTTCCTTGGTGTATACAGTGCATTGTGAATATCATCCTCTAATGCTCGCTTTGCAAGCAATGCACCAACTGCCGCACATGCCTTCATACCCTTACCCTTCTTTGAACCAAGATCAAACTTCATATCCTTTGATATAGAGTGTGCAACTGCAACCACCCTGCTCGTCACTCGGTGCACAAAGCAAGCACGCACTGACCCCTTTGTAACATGTATATCGAGGCAGAAAGGGTGGTGGTAAGGATCAGTCATCTGGTTGAACGTTGGCATCCGTTCCCGCTTCACCTCAACCATGTCATCGTCTCTAATTGCACACTTTGTTGCCTTTGGAGCATTGGAAGAAACAGACTTGGCAGGCTCCACCTTGCATTCCTTTGGGTTCTTTGCATTGGTTTTGTCCCTATTCTTTCTTCGGCGCAAGGGCAGGCTGTTCTCCTCGTACTCCTTGGATTGCCGGTCCAGCTTGTAGAACAACTTCTTGCGGTGCCGCATGTCATCGATCTCATCACTAAAGTCTCGCACTTCACTGTCGTCATTCCGGTGGAGGTCATCCAGGTACTCAttgcccctttcggcctccgaaGAGAAGCCGAAGGACGGGGTCCAGAGGTCGGAGTCGACCACATCAATGTGGAAGCCGGACCCAAGAAGGTCAGAACTGGACTGAGGTGAGCTTTGGAGCAGCCGGACTTGAACATAAGGAGACTGGCGCTTCGGTGGTGCGGCCAAGACTTTGGAAGGGTGGATGGAGAGTTCACGGCAAAGAAAGAGGAGTTTGGGGAGCTGAGGCATCCGAGGCGAGCATCGGCATCGTGCATGGAGAAGCAACTGCCGCAGGAACATTTCTGCAAACACACTGTGCAGTAAGGACAATGGAGTACACTTGATAATTAATGccaaaaaatcaaaaagttagtTTGTAGGATACATACATGTCAATACTAGTGATTGGGACAGATTCAATTGCATGTAGCTTGGAGATGCTCGGTTCAGTACAGCAGGAAGGGAAGGGAAAGGGCGGCGCACGGCCCTGTTTGTTTTCGCTATTCTGAGACTCACTGAACTGAGAAGCAGAATTTTCTGAAAAGCTGCTGCCTGGCTGGAGACCCTGGGTGTTTGGCAATCTTGATTATTTCTAGTTGATTGTCTGTCTTGAGTGCAAAATGACCTGTATGCCGCCCCTGAGGCTGACGATAGCTCATCTGTTTACCACATCAAAGCAAAAGGCAACAGCAATAATATTTGTTAGTTTCTTAAATAGAAATTTGGTTACACATGACAACCAAAGCCAAAATCACAAAGCCAAAATCACATGGAAATACATGATGATATATCCAATAATTGGTATGGCTACACAATAATCAAGAAAACACTACTATTCTGTTCCCATGTACTCTTCATATTCAAGTCACGTTTCGACCCAATTTTTCCAAGAAAATATCTATGAAAATTCTGTTGACACCGCATCCCACACTGCTCTAGGCTCGGTGTTTTTCATGTATAAACACAACATACACTATGTCACCTATTTCCATCAATACATGGATAAAAAGGTTGCACAAATCACCGGCGGAGTCAAGGCCCGGCCACCCTGGGCAGCTGGCCGGGCTCCCACGCTACAGCAGAGgcgggaggggagagggaggtgcgTACGCAGGGTCGCCGGCCGGTGCGCGGAGGACGGAAGCGAGGGCGCGAGCGACTGGAGAGAGGCGGGAGGGGGGAGGGGGAgtcgccgacgccgccgccgagcctgggACTGCCCCTCTGTCGCTGGACGCCGCCGAGGGGGAGCCGCCGACGCGCGGAAGATCCGATGCCTGGGACCGAACCTGAGCGCGAGTGGGGAAGGAGCAGCTTCATCTGCGCTGAGGGAAGGCGGTGCGTTGGTTTGATGGCCCACTAAATAAAAGCCCCATAtaatttgttttcttttctttttcatttctttttttagtaacttctatttttttctttctaataTCTTTTGACAAATTAGCACCTACTAGCAAATATGTCCGTGCATTGCAATGGAAGAAAACATTAAATGGCCATAAAAAATAATGACATaatattacatatctatttatcttttttataaaatttaaagtccataatttattttattgctaaccataacatctatgatatagttaatatttacaataatatgtaggttgggacatatttataataaaaatagaaattagtcaaaatttatcttactctaatattttctcttaatataccttcgtattatattaaaacatgagaagtttgttgctaacTTTATTTTTTCATTTAGATTATGATtcttatgaaatatgatatatcagttaaatataTGTAAATTATGAATATATGGGCTTAtaaagtgttcatatgacataacaacacattgtgcaaaggtagtggaagAATCCTCAAGTATAAATTTAGATAAATTAGTAAGATATGCAGGAATGGTGTTAAAACTTTTACaataaatcaagcatcacattaaataggctaccataaaattttcataataattagaccaagataactacaatttcaattttatactaaaaagcATAGACAAACATCTCTAgcaaaaaatatattaaaatttgtgatattttttatttactgcatggatctacgtatgtggagctgaacaaattttattttgtatttttttgatttttctataaattactaCACATTTATCATTTTTTAGCCGATTTAaacaataaaaaataaactaataggACAAACACTTTGCATATAGACCCTTGTATTTTTCTGGAGATTTTGCattgaaaatcttaaaaaaaattctatTCTTTTTTTACTTTTCCACCAGCATGACCACGAGGACGGAGCGGAGCGGCCACCGTGCCCACGGGCGACTCCGGCGGAGGTAGAGCGGACAACTTTGCATCTAGGTTCATGTACTTTCTTTATTTTTAATATGCTCTGATGTAAATAAGAAATTTTGTATTAGGAACCATAGAAAAGCTTCTATTCTTTTTTTCCTCTTCCACAATGTATGAGGGGCCGATTCCGAACGGGCGGACAAAAAATTTTGAGCAGActaaaattttcacaatttattaGTAGGTATAGATATAATTAATATCTATATATTTAGAATAATATATGTTAGGTATCATATTAGTATCTTCAGGGTCCAATCACATAACATTATGATATAATGATTTctctaaaaatattttaaaaaatacgAACCCTATTAGGggaaattataaaaattttccCTCACACATTTCCTATAAAAAGGAAAGAGGGGAGATAGACAAGAGCTTATGTATTCATTTGCTCTTTCTCAATTGCTCTCCACTTACTTTTCTATTTATTAGGTTTAAGATTAAAATTGTAATGTCTACTACATCACAAAACTCTTAAGGGATTAGAAACGCTTAAGCATGTTTAAACTTAGTCAGTGAGTCACTGCTCACTTAGCACTTAACCCCTCTTATAATCTTGCGTTATGTTTATCTTGTTATAATCTTGCGTTATGTTTATCTTGTTAGTATCAGTATGACATTACACCCAGGCTTCATAAAACTTTTAGCTCCATCACTGGCACAAATCAACTAATTGATATAAACACATATGTTGGCTCTAAAATAGCAAGAGATAGACCAAAGAATAAATTGCGGTTCGGTTGGTCAGCCCAACAAGCCCCCAAAGGAAAGACCCAGCTCGCGCGGCCTCCTCAGTCCTGCGCTGCGTCGAGacgattgtaaaaaaattcttcCTTGGAGTTTCAAGACTATCGCAAGTTGAGAAAATAGAAACGTAGTATAATCAATCAATACACTAATCGATGGACAAGAACAACAAATCTATCTATGTTATCTTGCTAAGAATCAATTTTTCTATGCTCAAGGAATCCATATGTTCCAGATTGAACCAATCAAATGATAAgttgtccaaatagatttttgcAACAAGAATTACCAAAAACATACTTAAAAAATTGAAGACCTCCCTTGACGGCTACAACCTGTGACTCTTCTTTAGAGTAGATTTGGCCTGATCCGCCCGGTTAACCATGAACTCCTCGAAGGCTCATTCGTTTTAGCCTATTCCCTGGCTAGGAATAGTTCTCGGTAAGGATTGTCTATATAAATCACATTAGCATTTCCAGTAGGAATGGTTCCTGCTCACCATTCCTTGCCAAACGAACGCAATAGTCTGATCATCTATAAAACTATGGCTGCCTCTAAGTTTTGATTGATTGAAAAAAATCATGGCTACATTTAGGTTTCAATGGATTGGAAGGGACAATGTTTGAAGGCGACAAGGAGGCAACAATGTTTGAAGGTGATGAGGAGGCGGCAAGGCTGAGCCATTGAGGCACTGAGCCTATATATGGGCATGCAGCATGAGGCCTGTTTTTTTGGCCCGACCCAAGCATGACATGGCCCGTTATTATGTGTGCCTAGGCCGGCATAGCACGATGGATAGAGCCATGCCCAGGTTGTACATATTTACTTAAAGgtgtattctatgataaatttaaTGACACATATTAATTGTATTTTGTGCTGATATattataaatttaatcaaacttTCTCAAGATTTGACTAAACACTATTATACAATTATATTTTTTAACGAATGTAGTACATACTTATGCAATACTCCCTCTATCTCAAAAAGAATAGAAATTTCATTTCCCAAAGAGTGGACTTTAAAATTGATCAAATATATGAAAACCTACTAATGTTAATGATTCATAGTAAGTATAAAATACTAATATCTTTCCTAAAAATCTAGTGAAACTTTAAAAGGTTTAACTAGAAACTATTCTAGAACTGCATCTTCTTTAGATTAATGTAgtgtactccctctatcccaaattataagtcattccaagaatcttaagtttgaccaaatttatatgataaaataattacaTTTATGATATccactaaatatcattagatttctatcaattatatttttatagtatacttaTTTGATGTTatgattttttatattttcctttataattttggtcaaacttgagattctttgactctctaagattcttggaatgtcttataatttggaatggagggagtacttgatAGTACTCGCTCCATCACAAAAGGAATGGAAATCTGGTTTCCTAAAGAGTCAAATCATcctaaatttgatcaaatataAAAAATTCTAGTATTAATGATGTATGATAAATATGACAAAAataatcatagaatatattttataataataaatCTATTTAAATACATAAATTGATATAAATTGGTGTTATCCTAAACACTAAATGATAAAAAGTATGTCACTTTAGCTATTATTCAGCCTAATAAATAACTATTCAGATGGGTATATGGTCATTTAAACAGGATCAAGATTGACTAAGGTCCCAACTccatgtgccattcttcatggAAGTGATTGTGTACAATGTGTTATGTAGATGCTACCATTCTTCGTTGCGAGGGGGTCTTTAGGAAAGagtttgctctagttattcTACGAGCAAAAGCCAAGTATCTTTGATTGTTCAATGGGTAGAAGACTTTGTttaattttgtttatatttttctGTATCATTTTTTGTTTCATGAACTTTTGTACTTCTTGACTTTATTTTTCAATAAATTTCAGTAGAGTCTTACACCCCTTATGTTCCATCATAATTTGACTAACGGGAACAAAGACTTTTTGTTCGTTTATCTCATAAATCATATTTTTTTAACAGTGTTTTTTCTCTCACCCAGCGAACAGGTACTACTCCACCGTCCGTTGAGGCAAATAATGACACAAATGGAGGATTTTTTGACGTTTTTTGAATTCTAGTCTTTGTGGGTACGTAGAAGGGAGCAGCAACCAACGTATGAGCAGTCCAATCAGAGGCCTGGCGGCCTCCACACTTTCATGAGCATGAGGAGCATGGATGCTCTCTGTCGGTCTCTCTGATGAGGCTCTGAGCTAGCCTTGACCGGCCCCCTTTTTGTTTCCTGTAtgtactgaggccttgttttaaatataaaccaaaaatttttttggttcaccccgaaaatcaaaaaattttcaagattccccgtcacatcgaatctttcgacacatgtatgaagtattaaatataaacgaaaataaaaactaattgcacagtttacctgtaaatcacgagacgaatcttttgatcctagttagtccataattggacaatatttgccacaaacaaacgaaagtactacagtagcgaaatccaaaatcttttcacgtctaaacaaggccagaagCTACCAAAGTGGGGGAGCTCGGAATCATCGCGGCATGCAGCCATGCATCGGGAGAAACAATCAACAGTGCGCCCTGCTGCGAGTGCGAACCCAGCAGTTCAGCCGGCAGCATCAACCAGCCTTGACCACACGGCGGCCATAGTTCAGAGCGAGCTCACGTTTGAACGCACCGCGGCCGCCGGAACCGGAAGCTACTCCTGCTGCCACTGCCACTCCACGGACCTGTACGCCGGCCACCAGACGGCTCGTCGGAAAAGTGGGAGATCGAGACGGGTCGGTCTCGCAGTTGCGCGCGTGCCACTCCATGTGTGCCGTCGTTTCAACTCTCTCATGTACGGAGAAAAAGGGGTCAAGAATCTCAAGATGGCCAGGGCACGGGTAGGAGCTCCGGCCTGGCCAACTCGATCGCATATTCGCATGCAATGCAAGCCGCGGCTGTTGTCGGCAACGGGTAGCGGCAGACAACACCTGCATGCGCGCGAGGCCGCGACCGCCTGTCTATACTTTCGGACTgagagccggccggccgccaCCTCTTGCCCCCGCTCTCGTCTCGTGTCCTGCAGTGCAGGCTCCGGCTCGATGGCGCCTGACGACAGGTAGAGCAACAAAGCGACTGCCAGTGCCAAAGTTTACGCTAGCACTGAGGCATCATGCGTgtagactagagagagagagagagagagagagagagagaccagacCACCAGCACCAGCGTGCAGTTGCCACTGTGCTGTTGCTCCTGGGGTTAGAGCAGAGTAAAGTGATGGTGAAGGCACAAGCGAGTCTGCGAGTGAGTCACCCACCACTCACCACGAGCTCGACGTCGTCGTCTCTCCCAAGTCTCTTCCATGCACCATCGGCCGGTGGTCTCCTTTTCGTGTGGCAGAAGCGACCGCTGCCCGATCGCTCCGCGGATGACAGCGCCGCAAAATCTCCTCAGATTTGCCGCGAGATTGTATTGCCGAGAACCAAGAAAGCGCTTGTACGTCTTTGCAACTGACAGGGACCTTGTTTAGAGATCACCCcagaattcaaaaacttttcgagATTCTCCGCCACAtaaaatcttgcagcacatctatggagcactaaatatagacaaaaacaaaaactaattgcacaattttgtctgtaatttacgagacgaaatgTGGTTGGCCAAACTCTGAAATATGTCTGCTGTGTACGAGTCACTGAGACATGATGACGCTATATCTTTTCAAAGGCGGCAGATTCACAAGACGTCTTTGGTCAAGAATATCACAACCTGAATCTCAACAACAACCTGCACCCAACCACTTGGTCTCTCAATAGATTGCATTGTAGAGAGAACTGGTAGACTGTTATGTGAAGCATTGGAAGCGTGAGTAGGGGCTTCAATCTTTGATAATCCTAGTTACTAGGAGGTTTGGAAACAGAGAAACTTCAAAGTTCCACGGAAAATCAAAGACGATGTGGGCCTATATATGGATCATTACAGGTGTAAAACACCTTTCATGTCTCATACACGaccatttttgttgttgtttaccTTCGGTTGTTGCTGTGTTATTGTTGTTGGGCTTCGGTCATGTCTGTATTGTGCTTGTACGATGCGTAGCTCTCATGCTGGTTCGTTTCAATAAAAGTAGCAACATGTTCTATATATGTCACTTGCTCAGTGTGTGTAACATGGCACATGTCGTGGTATCTCTCTTTttgtccctctctctctctctccggtCTCCATCCATCACACAAGGAGAATCACGTGTTGCTTTTATGAGGTCAGCAGTTTGTTTAGCACACGTACGTACAGGTGTAGCTGAAAACGTAGTAGCACATGACATTGCCCAAACTGAAGGACCACGTAAGTATTTTCCAACCTGATCTGTACCACTCCTATACTACTGTATAATTAAGGCCTTATTTTGTTTacctaaatttttttttcaagatttcacgTTACGTTGAATCTTATGGcatatatataaaacattaaatataaataaacaaattatagtacaatttatctataatttacaagatcaatcttttgagactataattagtccataatttgataataattgttaaatacaaatgaaagtgttacggtgctaaaaacttttcatccaCCAAAGCCTAAGCTATTCGGCACGTGCgtgtctcctttttttttttttctccgaGACGGTGCAGCTACTCCCGGCGCTTCTGCGCGCCGCTGCTTGTTTGGCTTGTTTGCTGTGCTGTGTGCACACTCCACACTCCAAACCCACTCGAATCATCATCACCTGCTGAGTGGCGAGTGCTCACAATATCTGAACCGTACCGAATGGTCCACTAGCAGCCGCCAGCCTATAGAAAACCacacggccggccggccgggccaCGCTACTCCGATCCCCTGAGCTTCTTGTGGCCTTCCGTCTTCCTCCCTGCTTCTTCGAGCTCAGGTTGTCTCCAAGAACCACACAGGCCTCGCCTCTAGGAGATCGATCGATCTCTTGCAGTTCCAGCAGGTGGAGCTGAAGGGATCGGATGCGTTGCTCTTGAGCTCCCAGTACAGCGCAGAGGCGATACAGGCACGCCACTGGAGACAGAGACAGAGACAGAGAGGTCGGCGGCGTCAGGTACGTCGACGATCTTGCTCGTCCCCTGCTTCTGCTTGACTGCTTGCTTCTGTTCCATCTGTGTTCATGCTCTCCGTTTCCTCAGGATTCAGGGAATCCACCCTCTGGTGAGGGTAATCGTTCTTTTTAATTTATGGTGATTCGAGTGTCTGTCTCTGTGATGCTTTGTTTGGAGTCCCTCTCTCTGTAACCGTTGCCAGTTCTTGCTCATCATCCTGTTCTTTGCTCCAACGAATCTGACGAGATGCATCatcctatatatataatatatgtacCGTGCTTGTTGTGTTGTGTGTATCTGAGGAGATGTTTCTTGTGCCATTTTTCAGGTCCAGCCAAGCAGAGGGATCGAAGCCCTCTAACCCTTGTCTAGTTGAATCCATCAGATAGATACATACATACATGGGCAGGCCTAGAGGGAAGAGCAAGAAACTGAGCGACGAATCCGACGAagacggcagcggcggcggcgaggaggtgTCCGTGTCCCCCGCACAGCCCAAGAACAAGAGGAGGAGGGGAAGGCCGGCTCACAAGCCTCTCACGGCGGACGACGGCACCGACGACGTCAAAACAGAGGACGACAAGGACACCGGCGAGGTCAAGGTCGAGGACGCAGACGACGGCGCCAAACTCGCTGTGCGCCCAGCAggcaacgacgacgacggcacCAAGCAGGGCTCGACGGCTGAGACAGGAGCTGGCaagaagcggcggcggcggcgccgggtgAAAGAGGACCCGGTGGAAGAGGACGGGGAGGACCACGTGAAGGTGAAGGCCAACTCCAGTGGGTTCCGGCCCAATGGAAGCCGCCGGAAGAGCACTCCCCGGCGAGCCGCCGAGGCTGGAGTGGAATGCAAGTGAAGTGAGCATCCAGCTTCTTTTTACTAATTACTGGGGGTTTTGTTATACCCTTCTCTGTTAATTACATAGGTTAAAAATGCAATCTTCAAGTGTGTGGAAGTGGTAGTTCCATGCATCtctagcaggagcaggagcatgaTCATGTTCATGCCATTACGTGCTGGTCGGTGGATGACAAGCTAGTTATTATAGCTATATTGCGTTGGTTAGCATCAACCTAGTTGTGACCGGTGGTCTGCGTTGCAATTACAAGCATTTCGTCCCCATGTTTGTGCTGGTTAGCATCAACCTAGTTGTGACCGGTGAGCATTCACCCTTTGTTTTGTCAATTTTGTGTTTGGTTGTTTAGGGGTCCTTTGGCATCGCTTCTTGGACCGGGTTCTCCGTGAGAACCACTCTTCCTTCACCACTTAACCAGATAGGCAAAACTTATCCTCACTGGTCCTGATTTAATCAGGAGCAAAATCTCCGCAGAATCATTTTTCACCTGCTTTTCACCCTTAGTTCGTCAGAATTAAGAATCACTCTATACAAGAATTATGGAGCTAGAACTAAAAATAAGAGCTCTGCCAAATATGTACTTAGTCACTAAGATTTATAGCTTCGCTGAACAAGCTCTTAGTTACTTTTTTACTGATGGGGTGAGaaattgcatttttcttttcgCCGGATAAAGACTGGCTGTACTAGCTAGTACATATCCGTTGAGTTGTCGTTCACAAGATGTTTCTTCTTTAGGAACACAACATGCATGGTTGTTTCTTTTAATTATATCACCTTTTTTTTCTGTCAAATTGTGGAAGTTTCGGTCCGGACACTAGGCTGTTCCACTCGGTGGAATCGTACAATACTAGAAAACTAAAGCGCGGCGTTGCCGCGCTTATCCATGATTTTTCTTGTATATGTTaattttcttctttttatcaTTTAGTAGAATTTGAGAATATTAAATACATCGCTTTACCAAGAAAAATATGATAGTATTAATACATGTGCATGTTCAGCTTAATATGTTAGTTTCaatgaaaaataatttaaaaggTACAAACTTGTATTGTTCTTTTGTCTCGAGGCTCCATATTTAACTATTTGTTGTAGAATTGAGACGTCTATTTATTAATGCTATTTAGAGGACCTATTGGTTTTGAGTTAGACTGACTCCAACAGAGTAGGCATATGGTGACCCAAACCTAAAATGAGTTGTATACAGTGTTTTTGGGAGATAAAAACCGACTCCAACAGAATAGGCAGCGCTGCGACCCATTTTGCATGCCAGTCCATGCGGAACCCAAATATGGGTCTCTCTCCATCTATCTGCGTCTCCTTACAGGGCCCACCATGGTCAAGGTGAAGATGTCCACGGAGGAGCTCGCATACCTTTTGGGTCTTCTTCTGGGTTTGCTATTGGAACACACAAGGATTTAGGTCTGTAACCTTTTTACCGTGGTGACCCAAACCAACTAATGAGTCTCGAATTTAGCTGCCCA
This window of the Sorghum bicolor cultivar BTx623 chromosome 7, Sorghum_bicolor_NCBIv3, whole genome shotgun sequence genome carries:
- the LOC8055175 gene encoding uncharacterized protein LOC8055175 codes for the protein MFLRQLLLHARCRCSPRMPQLPKLLFLCRELSIHPSKVLAAPPKRQSPYVQVRLLQSSPQSSSDLLGSGFHIDVVDSDLWTPSFGFSSEAERGNEYLDDLHRNDDSEVRDFSDEIDDMRHRKKLFYKLDRQSKEYEENSLPLRRRKNRDKTNAKNPKECKVEPAKSVSSNAPKATKCAIRDDDMVEVKRERMPTFNQMTDPYHHPFCLDIHVTKGSVRACFVHRVTSRVVAVAHSISKDMKFDLGSKKGKGMKACAAVGALLAKRALEDDIHNALYTPRKGDRIEGKIKVVLHAIIENGVDVKVKLKQRKLIKNTLACSTAA
- the LOC8055176 gene encoding uncharacterized protein LOC8055176, whose amino-acid sequence is MGRPRGKSKKLSDESDEDGSGGGEEVSVSPAQPKNKRRRGRPAHKPLTADDGTDDVKTEDDKDTGEVKVEDADDGAKLAVRPAGNDDDGTKQGSTAETGAGKKRRRRRRVKEDPVEEDGEDHVKVKANSSGFRPNGSRRKSTPRRAAEAGVECK